Proteins encoded by one window of Cuniculiplasma divulgatum:
- a CDS encoding helix-turn-helix domain-containing protein, whose translation MTDETDPRTILIHIIESEPGLHFRALQRKTGMAVGQLEYHLYKLEKEDEIMIRKDGRYKRYFLIASSDNTRKILGYHLRNKVSRNVIMLLLRKKEMNLETLNEKIKDTQKLNDAIKVLLSDNIIIRENDQFSLNNPSSVKEYIRKSRKSFLEELSDSLIDMLDEE comes from the coding sequence TTGACAGATGAAACTGATCCAAGAACCATCCTGATACATATTATAGAGAGCGAACCTGGGCTTCATTTCAGGGCACTTCAGAGAAAAACAGGAATGGCAGTTGGTCAGCTAGAGTACCATCTTTATAAGCTTGAAAAAGAGGATGAGATCATGATCAGGAAAGATGGTCGGTATAAAAGATATTTCCTCATTGCCTCATCAGACAATACCAGAAAGATTCTAGGATATCACCTGAGAAATAAGGTGAGCAGAAACGTGATAATGCTTTTACTGAGGAAAAAAGAAATGAATCTTGAGACACTCAATGAAAAAATAAAGGATACTCAAAAACTTAATGATGCCATAAAAGTTCTTCTTTCAGATAATATCATTATCAGGGAAAATGATCAGTTCAGCCTCAATAATCCCAGTTCGGTAAAAGAGTATATAAGAAAGAGCAGGAAATCATTCCTTGAAGAACTCTCAGATAGCTTAATAGATATGCTGGATGAGGAATAG